DNA from Arthrobacter sp. PvP023:
CGACGCCGCGAACGGAATGCCCAGGAAACGGTGCACGCCGTCGGCGATGCTGCCGCGCAGCCGGCCGTGCGTGGTCTTGACTATTGTGTCCATGCCTAGCACCTCCCGGCTCGAGGGTTTCCGGCCATAGGGACACCTTGGCAGCCCGCGGTGGTGCTGTTGAAGGGCCGAAGGTCACCCCTTGGCGGTCTAGCCCGTCGAGACCTTCCGCTCCATCTGTTCCAGAGCCGCGGTCATCTTGTGGGTGCCGCGCTTCTCGTCAATGACAATTGAAACGCCCAGCGCCAGCACGATCACCAGCAAGCAGATGGGCACGGAGACCCCGGCAGCGGCGAGCCCCACGCTGCCCGCCAGTGCCGCGAGGACGCCCGCCGCGACGGCAATGACCGTGCGGTCCACGCAGATCATCACGCTGTACAGCCATGTGAGGGAGAGTTTGAACAGCGCTACGGGGACCGCAATGCTGGTCACGGCCACGGCGGCGCTGATGTGCGCCTCATGGTCGATGTAGTAGGCGGCCACGTGCAGTCCGGCGCCGGTTGCGGCGATGGCAGCAAAGATGGGGATGTGGCCGTAGCCGAAGAAGAACGAGCGGTGCCGTTGAAGATGGAGGGCGCGGCCGGCGGGCAGGATGAAGTAGATCCACCACATGGCGAAGGCCAACGCCGTGCCGCCGAAACCCACCAGGGCGGCGTCGACGCTCCAGCCATGGTTTGCCACGATGGCGCGGAGCGTTTCGATGGCACCGATCAGGCATTCACCGAGGGCGATGATGGCCAGCAGGCCGTAGCGTTCTGCGATGTGGTGCGCATGCCACGGGGTCCGCATGGAGCGTTCCGCCACGTACGGCGTCGCCATTTCCAGGACGTAGAGGGGGACGGTCAGCAGGATGGTGGTCAGCAAGTCCGCCTGAATGATCAGCACTGCGATCCACCCGAGCTGCACCACGCCAAGGTAGGTGGCGTAGCGCAGGCAGGTCTGGCGGCGGGCCGGGTCCTGCCGCGCGGCACGCAGCCACTGGAACACCAGGGCCAGGCGCATGATCACGTAGCCGCCCACTATGACGGCGTTGTCCACATGGTCGCCCTCCGCCAGCGAGTGGAACAGCGGCTCGATCCCCATGGCCAGAATGAGGACACCAAGCAGCTGGATCATGGTGACCACCCGGAAAACCCAGTCATCCGTGTCGTACGCGCTGGCTAACCAGGTGAAGTTGATCCATGCCCAGATGACGGCAAACATCGTGAACGAGAACCCCAGCAGCCCGGCACCGAAGTGGGCCCCGGCGATCTCGTGGGCGAACTGGCTTCCGGCCACTCCGAACGCAATCACGAAGGTGAGGTCGAAAAACAGCTCCAGCGGAGTGGCTGCCCGGTGCTGCTCATGCGGGTCGCGGCCGCCCATGCGGGCCATGGCATGCCTGAGGGGGTTGGAAGACATGGGTCAAAGATTACCGCCGGGAGCGGACTTTCGCGCTCGAAGCACAAGCCAGATGTAGGCGAGGTCGAAGACGCTGCAGAGGGCGCCGAGGCCCAGGATGAGCGGTGAGTTCCCGAACCAGCCGAACACGACCGTAGGTGCCAGGGTGCCAATCCACTTCCCAACGGCGATCAGCATCGATTGACCCCGCGGGCCGCCGCGGGCCACGAACATCGCGATGAAAAGCCCGGACATCAGCAGGTTCTGCAGGAAGGCCGCATAGCGGGAGGCCTGGTCCCAGCCGAACTCCACCACGAACAGCAGCTGAACGGCAAAGGCGGTGACTCCCAGGAGCAGCGCCCAGCCGAGGAAGAGCTTCCGCGTCACCCAGGCGGGAAGCTCGGCCCGGCCGAACCTCACGAACGTGTACAGGATGGCGACGTCCGCCAGCGCCCACACAATGTTGATGACGCCCTGGACGGAAAGCACTGTCGCCACGGAACGCGAGGCGAAAATGGCCTCCCACGCGAAGTTCAGCGCCAGGGCTGCTGCCGGGATGGCGTAGGTCCTGTCCCGGAATCCGATCCGGATTGCCTCAACGTACACCGCCGTCCAGGCGACGCCGCTGACAACAGTGAGGAACAGGATCATCATAGAACGCGCGTGGGAACTTACACCCGGCCCAGTGAGTCGATGTCCTCAAGGAAGTCCTGGTGGACCTCCTTGCTCACCGTGGTGCGGGTGTCCGCAATAGCGTCGAGGTAGTCCTGCGTCGCGGGGCCCTTCCGGACCGCGTCGCGGACGGATACGTCGCCACCGGAAGCCAGCCCGCCGTCGTCGTACACTGCCTTTTCCAGCGCCCGCTGGGAGGCGCTCCGGGCCGCGTACTCAATGTCCGCGGGGGAGAAACCCTCGGTGCGGTCCACCAGCAGCTCAACGTCCACGTCGTCCACCACGGTGGCCGGGATGAAACGCTGCCACATGGCCTCACGGGCCTGCCGGTCGGGCAGGCCGATGGGGATCACGTAGTCGAACCGGCCGTGGCGCAGGAAAGCGGTGTCCAGGGCGCGGATGAAGTTGGTGGCGCACACCAGCAGGCGGCCCGGCTGTTCGCGGAAGGCCGGGATGATCTTCAGGAGCTCATTGGTGACGCCCTGCAACGGAGACGGCGGTTCGCCGGACCGCTGTGATGCGATCTCTTCCACCTCGTCGATGAACACCACGGCATGTTCCAGCTCGGCGATTTCCAGGAAGGTTTCACGGAGGGCGCCGGCGAGGCCCTTCGGATCGGCCGCGAGCCGGGAAGGGAATACTTCCACGAACGGCCATTCGAGCCGGGACGCGATCGCCTTCGCAAACGTGGTCTTGCCGGTGCCGGGAGGGCCGAAGAGGACGACGGCGCGCGGCGGCACCACGCCGAATTCGTCCGCCAGGTCCGCCTCGGCCAGGGGGAGCACCAGCCTGCGTTCCAGCAGTTCCTTCTCGTTGCGCATGCCGGCCACGTTCTCCCAGAGGTCGCGGGCCAGGATGCGGCCGCCGAGAAGGCCCAGGGGCTCGAGCTCCTGGCGCTGCACGGGGATGGTGCGTTCGAAGTAGCGCAGGTTCTTCTTAAGGACGAAGCCGCGGCTCAGGAAGGCCTCCACCCGGGTTTCCGACTCCGGCATCAGCGCGGACAGTTTGTTCAGCCCGTGCGGGGCCATCCGGTTCTCGACGGCGGCCAGCAGCGAGGTGCCGATCCCGCGGCCGCGGTACTCGGGGAGCGTGGCCAGGAAGACGATCCAGCCCTGGTCGTGCGCGGCGCGTCCGACGGCGGCGCCCACCACCATGTCGCCCTGCACCGCCACCACGGCGTGGTCCTTCTCGCAGGAGGCCAAGACCTCGGAGAGCGCGTAGACGGGCTCCACGTTGCTGGCCTTGAGGGATTCCCAGAGGTGCAGGATGCCGTCAAGGTCGGCCGAATGGAAATCCCTGATCCGCCAGGTGGTCATGAGCGTTTCTCCTGTGGTGGTTCGTCGTTGAGCCAGCGTGAACTTCTCCGCTGAGCATATGCGAACCTGCACCCGCCCGGGGTTGCGGCGGCGTTGCATTACGCCAGCACAACCCCGGGCCGCTAGGAAGGGTCATGGGGACGGAAGCTGACCCCGCCGTCGGCAGACTCCAGGAGCCCGGCTGACGTGGCAGCCCACACGCGGACGGCTCCGCCACTGCCGGCCGCCGCGTCAATGGCGTACACCTCGCCTTGGAGGGTGCCCCGCGGAACCCAAGTGCCACCACCGTCCCGGGACTGGTGGACGGCGCCGCCCGGCTCCACCCCCACAACGTCGTTGTTTCCGACTAAAGCTACAAACCGGAGGATCGGGGCCGCCCGGTTCAGCGCCCACGTGCGCCCGCCGTCAGCGGACCGCTGCAGCCCCTCCGCGGTGGTGGCGAGGACTACGTCGCCGCCCGGGCTGCCCGCCAGGGCGGCAGGAACGAAGGAGGCGGGGACCTTTTGCCATGACTTTCCATCGGCGCTGATGCGCAGGGCGCCGTCGAACGCAACGATCCCGGATCTGGTGGTGGTCAGGGCATGGAAGTCTGATTCCCCCTGCCTGGACAGCGGCTCCCAGGTGGCGCCATTGTCGGTGGAACGCAACAGACCCAGCGGGTCCGGGAGCGGAGAGCCCTTCTCCGGGTGCCCGGAAGCGTACAACGTGCCCTGGTCCGGGCCGGCAGTGATGCCCATGAGATCGTGGGCGGGTCCGATCCTGACCGCAGGGTTTGCCGAGAGGTCGAACAAGCCGTCGTGCGTGGCAAGGAGCGGCTTGCCGGTCTCGTCATTGACGGCCAGGCCGTGGACGTGGCTGTTGGGCAGGCCTCGCTGAGGTGCCTGCTGACTTGTTTTCCCGGTAGTCGGCTGCTGGCCGACGGAGCAGCCGGCAAGCACCAGAAGGAGGCCCGATGCGAGGGCGATGAGGCGGCCGCGCCGGGAAGCGTGGAATAGATACAAGACGGGCTCCAGAGGCTGGGGGCGGGTAAAGGCAGGGGGCGCCGGGCCGGGTGTGGTCCCGGTCCGGCGCCGGGGGCCGGCGGGCTAAAGCGTTGCCAGCAGCTCCTGCATCTGCTTGATTTCGGCCTCCTGGGCGGCAACGATTTCCTGGGCGAGCTTCACGGCGTCGCTGTTCTGCCCGTCGGCTATTTCGGCCTTTGCCATCTGCACGGCGCCCTCGTGGTGCGCAATCATCTGGGTAAGGAACAGCTTGTCAGCTTCCTTGCCCTGGGCGGCGTCGAGCGCCTTAAGGTCGTCGTCGCTCATCATGCCGGCCATGCTGTGGCCTGCCTCGCCGTGCCCGGCCATGGCAGTGGGTTCATTCCAGCCCTTGAGCCAGCCGATCATCTGTTCGATTTCCGGGCCCTGCGCGGCCTTTATTTTGGTGGCCAGCTCTGTGACGGCCGGTCTGACGCCCTGCTTGCCGAGCATCATGTCACTCATTTCCACGGCCTGTGCGTGGTGCGGAATCATGGACTGGGTGAATAGCGTGTCCGCGGAGTTGTGGCCCATGGAGTCAGGGCTGCCCGCCGGCGCGGAACTGGAGCTCATGGCCCCGTGGTCCGCGGGCATCGTTGAGGAGCCGGTGGTGGAGTTCGAGCCGCAGCCGGCGAGTGTGATGACGGCGGCCAGGGCAGCGGCTGAGAGGGTAATTGGCTTCTTCATGTGAATGGTGTCCTTCGGGAATCCGGCATGGGGCGCCGGGAGGGGCGGCTGCCTGGCTTCGTGCGCGGGGGTTCAACGCGGGGAGCAGGCATCCAGGGGCAGGTGGAAGCACCGGAAGCGTCACGGTGCAGCTCCCGTTTTACGTCCGGCTAATGGAGAGTTCGCCGGGCGTTGGGCTGCCGGGCACGTGTGTGTAGGCGTCCGGCACCCGGCCGGTGTCCGCGGCCGGTTCCGGCCCGGCCAAGGATGTGGCGCCGGGGGGCGGCGCGGACACGGCTGCGGTTGCCGGTGCAGGAATGCAGCTTGCGTGCGGGGCAGACATCTCACCGGTTTCGCCGGAGGAGACGCACGACGGCGGCGGTTCAGGCGCGCTGCTGCCCATGGGCCGGGCGGACGCCGGATCCAAGGTTGCGGAGTGCGCCGTGCCGTCCGCCATGGCATTGGGCGCGGTGTGGGTTGCTGTACCCGGCGCCGCGGCGTGGAATGCGTGGGTGGTGCCGGCGGGAACGGCGGACAGGGCGCCCGGGCCGTGCCGGCCGTGCGGGGACGCTAAGACGTGCATGCCGATGAAACCGGCCAGGATTGCGAGGACGCCCAGAAACAGAGCGATCCGAAGCGGACGGCTCAGAGGGAGGGAGCGGGAGCCGGCAATGTGAGGCACAACGTTCTCCCTTCCCTTGGTACCGTGCGCAGTGGCTGTAGAGTCCGTACCCTTCAACGAAGGGTGCAGCTCTTAGATTCCCAGCGTACCCATCGTGTTCCGCAGCGTGGCCGCCGAATGCTGCAGGGCGGCAAGTTCGCCGTCGTCCATCGGTGTATGAAGGACACGGTGGACACCGCCGCGCCCAACGATGCTGGGAAGGGACAACGCCACGCCGGAGATTCCGTAAGGGCCGTCCAGCACGGTGGACACGGGCAGGACGGCGTTCTCGTCCCGGAGCAGGGCTTCCACGATCCGAGCACCGGACAGGCCGATGGCGTAGTTGGTGGCACCCTTGCCGGCGATGACCTTGTAGGCCGCCTGCGTCACCTCGCGGGCCGTTTCGGCAAGGTATTCAGGGGTGAAGATGCGTTCGCCGTCCACTTCCCAGTCCCGGATGGGGACGGGGCCGATGGTAGCGCCGGACCAGACCGGGAACTCCGTGTCGCCATGCTCGCCCACCATGCTGGCATGCACGCTGGCCACTGAGACTCGGGCGCGGCGGGCCAGCAGCCAGCGCAGCCGGGACGTATCCAGCACGGTGCCGGAGGAGAAGACGCGCTCCGGGGGCAGGCCGGAGATCTTTTGCGCCGCTACGGTGAGCACGTCGCAGGGGTTGGTTACCAGGACATAGACCGCGTCCGGGGCATGCTGGAGCAGTTGCGGCATGAGCTGTTCGAGGATGCCGACGTTCGTCCCGGCCAGGTCCAGGCGCGTCTGGCCCGGAGCCTGTTTCGCGCCGGCCGTGATCACCACGACGTCGGCGCCTTCCGTCACCGCGATATCGCCGCCGCCGGTGACGGTGGCCGCCGCCGCGGCGAACTGGGTGCCGTGGGCGAGGTCCAGGACCTCCGCTTCGGCTTTGAGGGCGTTGACGTCGAACAAGGCGATGTGGCTGGCCGAACCGCGGATCAGGGCTGCGTAGGCCAGCGAGGTGCCCACGCTCCCGGCGCCCACCACGGCAAGTTTGGATCCTGACATGAGCTACCTCTTCCCCGGTCCCGGAGTGCCAGGACCCGCGCTGGTGTGCAACTGCCCGCAATGGCTTCATGCTACCGATTTAGCAGCGGTCACACATCAGCGCGAACGGACACTTGCGGCCGCTGAATCCGAAGATTTCAGGGCCGCAAGTGTCCGTTCGCGCTGTTGAAACGCCTGGCCGGAGGAGCGGTTAGCTCTTGTCCTTCGCGCCCGGGCCCGGGCGGTTGGCTACGAGCGGGTACGGGCCGGTGAAGCCGTCGCGGACCGCGGCGATCTCCAGGACGCGTTCCCGGCAGAGGCGCCAGCCCAGCATCAGCGCGGGGACGACGATGACCAGCGAGGCGATGGTCCAGGTCCCCACGGGCGAGTCGAAGGCCATGAGGACCAGCACTGCCAGCAGGAAGGCCAGCGTGATCCAGCCGGTCACCGGGGCGCCGGGCATACGGAACGCCGGCCGGAGGAGTTCGCCCCGCTTGGCGAGTCGGGCCAGCTGCATCTGGCACATCACAATCACGGCCCAGGTGCTGATGATGCCCAGGGACGCCACGTTCAGGACGATTTCGAAGGCTTCGGCGGGAACGATGGCGTTGAGCACCACACCGAGGACGGCCACGGCTGCGGTCAAGGCAATGCCGCCGTAGGGGACGCCTGCTTTGTTCATGCGGGCGGCGAACTTGGGCGCGGATCCGGCGACCGACATGGAGCGCATGATCCGGCCGGTGGAGTACAGCCCGGCGTTGAGCGAGGACAGCGCCGCGGTCAGGACCACCAGGTTCATGATGGCGTCCACGCCCTCAACCCCGATGGAGCCGAAGAACGTGACGAACGGGCTTTCGCCGGCTTTGTACGCGGTGTACGGCAGGAGGAGGGAAAGCAGCACCAGGGAGCCGACGTAGAACACCGCGATGCGGAAGATTACTGTGTTGATGGCCTTGGGCATGATCTTTTCCGGGTTCTCGGTTTCCCCGGCGGCGGTACCGATCAGTTCGATCGAGGCGTAGGCAAACACCACGCCTTGCATGACGACAATCGCCGGAAGCAGCCCGTTGGGGAACATGCCGCCGTTGTCTGCGATCAGGCTGAAGCCCACTTCCTGGCCGGCCACGGGTGTGCCGAAGATGACGAAGTAGATGCCCACCAGCAGGAAGGTCACCAGCGCCACCACCTTGATGAGCGCGAACCAGAACTCAAGTTCGCCGAAGACCTTGACGGAGATCAGGTTCAGGCCGAGGACCAGGATCAGGGCCGTCAACGCCCAGGTCCACTGGGGAACGTCCGCGATGGGTGCCCAGTATTTCTTGAAGAAGTTCATGTAAAGCGCGACGGCGGTGATGTCCACGATTGCGGTCATCGCCCAGTTCAGCCAGTACAGCCAGCCGGTAACGAAGGCGGCCTTCTCGCCGAAGAATTCGCGGGCGTAGGAGACGAACGAGCCGGATGACGGACGGTGCATCACCAGCTCGCCGAGGGCGCGCAGGATCATGAAGGCAAAGAAGCCGCACACCGCGTAGCTGATGATGAGGGCCGGCCCGGCAGTGGCAAGCCGGCCGCCGGCACCCATGAAGAGCCCGGTGCCGATCGCGCCGCCGATGGCGATCATCTGGACCTGCCGGGGCTTGAGCCCCTTGTGGTAGCCCTCGTCCTCGCGGTGGAGGGAGGCTTCGGAGGCGTGGGCGTGCGCCGGGATGGTGTGGTCGGTGATGACCTGCTTTTGGGCAGTGTCCTGCTGGGGCTGTGTCATGGGGGTCCTTACAAGAGGGGGTGGGCGCTACTTGCTGAGGTTGGCCAGGCGTTGGGGGCTGAGGAGGTCTTCGAGTTGCTCGGCGGTGAGCAGGTTGTGTTCGAGGACGAGTTCGGCGACGCCTTTGCCGGTGGCGAGGGCTTCCTGGGCGATGGCGGTTGCGGTGGTGTAGCCGAGGTGGGGGTTGAGGGCGGTGACGAGGCCGATGGATTGTTCGACGGTGAGGCGGAGGTGGTCGGTGTTGGCGGTGATGCCCCGGATGCAGCGTGCGGTGAGGGTGCGGCAGGCGGCTTCGAGGTGGGAGATGCTCTTGTGGAGGCTGTGGACGATGATGGGTTCGAAGGCGTTGAGCTGGAGTTGTCCGGCTTCGGCGGCCATGGTGATGGTGACGTCGTTGCCGATGACTTCGTAGGCGACCTGGGAGACGACTTCGGGGATGACCGGGTTGATCTTGCCGGGCATGATGGAGGATCCGGATTGGACGGCGGGGAGGTTGATTTCGCCGAGTCCGGCGCGGGGGCCGGAGGAGAGCAGGCGGAGGTCGTTGCAGATTTTGGAGAGTTTCACGGCGACGCGTTTGAGGACGCCGGAGAGGTGGACGAAGGCGCCGACGTCCTGGGTGGCTTCGATGAGGTCTGCGGCGGTGACCAGGGGCAGGCCGGTGATGTCGGCGAGGTGGCGGCAGGCGGCTTCGGCGTAGCCGGCGGGTGCGTTCAGGCCGGTGCCGATGGCGGTGGCGCCGAGGTTGATTTCGTGGATGAGCAGGTCTGCTTCGGCCAGGCGGAGCCGGTCTTCGCCGATGGTGACGGCGTAGGTGCCGAATTCCTGGCCGAGGGTCATGGGGACGGCGTCCTGGAGCTGGGTGCGGCCCATTTTGACGATTGTGCGGAATTCCAGGGCTTTGGCGGCGCAGGCTTCTTCGAGTTCGGCCAGGGCGTTCAGGAGTTCCCGGGCGGCGAAGATGGTGCCGAGTTTCACTGCGGTGGGGTAGACGTCGTTGGTGGACTGGGAGAGGTTGACGTGGTCGTTCGGGTGCAGGCGGGTGTAGTCGCCTTTGGGGTGTCCGAGGATTTCCAGGGCGCGGTTGGCGATGACCTCGTTGGCGTTCATGTTCGAGGAGGTTCCGGCGCCGCCCTGGATGACGTCCACGACGAACTGGTCGTTGAGTTTGCCGTTCATGACGTCGGTGCAGGCGGCTTCGATGGCGTCGGCGCGTTCGGCGTCGAGGAGGCCGAGTTCGTGGTTGGTGCGGGCGGCTGCGAGTTTCACGGCGGCGAGTCCGCGGACCAGGTGCATGTTGGAGGAGAGCGGCTGGCCGGTGATGGGGAAGTTCTCCACGGCCCGGAGCGTGTGCACACCCCAGTACGCGGCGGCGGGAACGTCCCGGTCACCCAGGAGATCATGCTCGGAACGGGAGGCGGCGGCTGATG
Protein-coding regions in this window:
- a CDS encoding F510_1955 family glycosylhydrolase, yielding MYLFHASRRGRLIALASGLLLVLAGCSVGQQPTTGKTSQQAPQRGLPNSHVHGLAVNDETGKPLLATHDGLFDLSANPAVRIGPAHDLMGITAGPDQGTLYASGHPEKGSPLPDPLGLLRSTDNGATWEPLSRQGESDFHALTTTRSGIVAFDGALRISADGKSWQKVPASFVPAALAGSPGGDVVLATTAEGLQRSADGGRTWALNRAAPILRFVALVGNNDVVGVEPGGAVHQSRDGGGTWVPRGTLQGEVYAIDAAAGSGGAVRVWAATSAGLLESADGGVSFRPHDPS
- a CDS encoding L-lactate dehydrogenase, with amino-acid sequence MSGSKLAVVGAGSVGTSLAYAALIRGSASHIALFDVNALKAEAEVLDLAHGTQFAAAAATVTGGGDIAVTEGADVVVITAGAKQAPGQTRLDLAGTNVGILEQLMPQLLQHAPDAVYVLVTNPCDVLTVAAQKISGLPPERVFSSGTVLDTSRLRWLLARRARVSVASVHASMVGEHGDTEFPVWSGATIGPVPIRDWEVDGERIFTPEYLAETAREVTQAAYKVIAGKGATNYAIGLSGARIVEALLRDENAVLPVSTVLDGPYGISGVALSLPSIVGRGGVHRVLHTPMDDGELAALQHSAATLRNTMGTLGI
- a CDS encoding DUF305 domain-containing protein; translation: MKKPITLSAAALAAVITLAGCGSNSTTGSSTMPADHGAMSSSSAPAGSPDSMGHNSADTLFTQSMIPHHAQAVEMSDMMLGKQGVRPAVTELATKIKAAQGPEIEQMIGWLKGWNEPTAMAGHGEAGHSMAGMMSDDDLKALDAAQGKEADKLFLTQMIAHHEGAVQMAKAEIADGQNSDAVKLAQEIVAAQEAEIKQMQELLATL
- a CDS encoding aspartate ammonia-lyase; translated protein: MTETASAAASRSEHDLLGDRDVPAAAYWGVHTLRAVENFPITGQPLSSNMHLVRGLAAVKLAAARTNHELGLLDAERADAIEAACTDVMNGKLNDQFVVDVIQGGAGTSSNMNANEVIANRALEILGHPKGDYTRLHPNDHVNLSQSTNDVYPTAVKLGTIFAARELLNALAELEEACAAKALEFRTIVKMGRTQLQDAVPMTLGQEFGTYAVTIGEDRLRLAEADLLIHEINLGATAIGTGLNAPAGYAEAACRHLADITGLPLVTAADLIEATQDVGAFVHLSGVLKRVAVKLSKICNDLRLLSSGPRAGLGEINLPAVQSGSSIMPGKINPVIPEVVSQVAYEVIGNDVTITMAAEAGQLQLNAFEPIIVHSLHKSISHLEAACRTLTARCIRGITANTDHLRLTVEQSIGLVTALNPHLGYTTATAIAQEALATGKGVAELVLEHNLLTAEQLEDLLSPQRLANLSK
- a CDS encoding low temperature requirement protein A codes for the protein MSSNPLRHAMARMGGRDPHEQHRAATPLELFFDLTFVIAFGVAGSQFAHEIAGAHFGAGLLGFSFTMFAVIWAWINFTWLASAYDTDDWVFRVVTMIQLLGVLILAMGIEPLFHSLAEGDHVDNAVIVGGYVIMRLALVFQWLRAARQDPARRQTCLRYATYLGVVQLGWIAVLIIQADLLTTILLTVPLYVLEMATPYVAERSMRTPWHAHHIAERYGLLAIIALGECLIGAIETLRAIVANHGWSVDAALVGFGGTALAFAMWWIYFILPAGRALHLQRHRSFFFGYGHIPIFAAIAATGAGLHVAAYYIDHEAHISAAVAVTSIAVPVALFKLSLTWLYSVMICVDRTVIAVAAGVLAALAGSVGLAAAGVSVPICLLVIVLALGVSIVIDEKRGTHKMTAALEQMERKVSTG
- a CDS encoding ATP-binding protein, coding for MTTWRIRDFHSADLDGILHLWESLKASNVEPVYALSEVLASCEKDHAVVAVQGDMVVGAAVGRAAHDQGWIVFLATLPEYRGRGIGTSLLAAVENRMAPHGLNKLSALMPESETRVEAFLSRGFVLKKNLRYFERTIPVQRQELEPLGLLGGRILARDLWENVAGMRNEKELLERRLVLPLAEADLADEFGVVPPRAVVLFGPPGTGKTTFAKAIASRLEWPFVEVFPSRLAADPKGLAGALRETFLEIAELEHAVVFIDEVEEIASQRSGEPPSPLQGVTNELLKIIPAFREQPGRLLVCATNFIRALDTAFLRHGRFDYVIPIGLPDRQAREAMWQRFIPATVVDDVDVELLVDRTEGFSPADIEYAARSASQRALEKAVYDDGGLASGGDVSVRDAVRKGPATQDYLDAIADTRTTVSKEVHQDFLEDIDSLGRV
- a CDS encoding amino acid permease, which produces MTQPQQDTAQKQVITDHTIPAHAHASEASLHREDEGYHKGLKPRQVQMIAIGGAIGTGLFMGAGGRLATAGPALIISYAVCGFFAFMILRALGELVMHRPSSGSFVSYAREFFGEKAAFVTGWLYWLNWAMTAIVDITAVALYMNFFKKYWAPIADVPQWTWALTALILVLGLNLISVKVFGELEFWFALIKVVALVTFLLVGIYFVIFGTPVAGQEVGFSLIADNGGMFPNGLLPAIVVMQGVVFAYASIELIGTAAGETENPEKIMPKAINTVIFRIAVFYVGSLVLLSLLLPYTAYKAGESPFVTFFGSIGVEGVDAIMNLVVLTAALSSLNAGLYSTGRIMRSMSVAGSAPKFAARMNKAGVPYGGIALTAAVAVLGVVLNAIVPAEAFEIVLNVASLGIISTWAVIVMCQMQLARLAKRGELLRPAFRMPGAPVTGWITLAFLLAVLVLMAFDSPVGTWTIASLVIVVPALMLGWRLCRERVLEIAAVRDGFTGPYPLVANRPGPGAKDKS